A stretch of DNA from Sphingomonas sp. SORGH_AS_0879:
CGATCAGGTCGCGGCCGAGGAAGCGGCGCGCCTGGCATGACCACGGGCGGCCCGAATATCCGCGTCGCCGATCTGGCGCGCGAGACGGAATGCGCGCGGATCGATGCCTTCGTCACCGCCCAGGCGGAGGGAACGCCCTTCCACCTGACCGGCTGGCTGAAGGCGGGGGCGGCGGGCTGCGGACAGACGGCGCATTACCTGATCGCGGAAGGTGGCGAGGGTGCGATCACCGGCGTCCTGCCGCTCAGCGAAATCCGATCGCCCTTGTTCGGGGCGGCGATGGTGTCGACCGGCTTCGGCGTCGATGGCGGTGTGCTGGGGCAGCACGGCGATGCGCTGGCCGACGCGGCATGGGCGCTGGCGGCGGAGCGCAAGATCGGCTCGGTCGAGTTGCGCGGCGGGTCGGTTCCCGATGGCTGGACGGCGGATGCGGACAGCTATCTCGGCTTCGTCCGTCCCTTGGCGGCGGATGACGAGGCCGAGTTGAAGGCGATCCCGCGTAAGCAGCGGGCCGAGGTGCGCAAGGCGCTGTCGCAGGAACTGGAGGTGGTGACGGGC
This window harbors:
- a CDS encoding FemAB family XrtA/PEP-CTERM system-associated protein — its product is MTTGGPNIRVADLARETECARIDAFVTAQAEGTPFHLTGWLKAGAAGCGQTAHYLIAEGGEGAITGVLPLSEIRSPLFGAAMVSTGFGVDGGVLGQHGDALADAAWALAAERKIGSVELRGGSVPDGWTADADSYLGFVRPLAADDEAELKAIPRKQRAEVRKALSQELEVVTGRDPAMLAEHYRIYAESVRNLGTPVFPARLFREAVARLDADVLTVRHGGRAVASVLNLYHGGTVYPYWGGGTQAARGLRANDMMYFALMRHARARGCRAFDFGRSKVGTGAAAFKKNWGFEGRPLVYASRSATGPRAINPLDPKYALMIAVWKRLPVWAARLAGPPIARGLG